Proteins encoded together in one Candidatus Bathyarchaeia archaeon window:
- a CDS encoding VTT domain-containing protein gives MKIREEGTALGLMELLYLVMKTVGNPYLGVFVVSLLANLTLFFPVPYLAVVFTIGLKAVGHGPFILSILGAIGATLGKFVSYLIGYSGRVTLGEKYRRRFDALRRILGGSPFFAAFLFAASPLPDDIVFIPLGMMEYSPAKTFLACLFGKFLLTSVAVWSGKFSGSTISWIMGSEVENTWLIVISIGVLIVATVMMLKIDWEKLLLRGKGEEYERRK, from the coding sequence TTGAAGATTCGCGAGGAAGGGACAGCTTTGGGGCTTATGGAGCTACTATACTTGGTCATGAAGACCGTGGGGAACCCGTATCTAGGTGTGTTCGTCGTAAGCTTGCTAGCCAACCTCACGCTGTTTTTTCCAGTACCGTACCTGGCCGTAGTCTTCACCATAGGCCTCAAAGCCGTTGGACATGGACCTTTCATTCTCTCCATTCTGGGGGCCATTGGCGCAACCTTGGGCAAGTTCGTAAGCTACCTTATCGGATACAGTGGCAGGGTGACCCTAGGGGAAAAATACAGGAGACGCTTCGACGCCCTCCGAAGGATTTTAGGGGGAAGCCCATTTTTCGCGGCGTTCCTGTTCGCGGCTTCCCCATTACCTGACGACATAGTCTTCATCCCATTGGGCATGATGGAGTACAGTCCAGCTAAAACCTTCTTAGCATGCCTCTTCGGGAAGTTCCTCTTAACCTCTGTAGCAGTTTGGTCGGGTAAGTTCTCCGGGTCAACCATATCATGGATCATGGGCTCTGAGGTTGAAAACACGTGGCTAATCGTTATCTCGATAGGAGTGTTGATAGTCGCCACCGTGATGATGCTTAAGATCGACTGGGAGAAGCTTCTCCTGCGAGGTAAAGGGGAGGAGTATGAACGAAGGAAGTGA
- a CDS encoding KEOPS complex subunit Pcc1 has protein sequence MPEKMKPFQLKLIIYAEDELMASSILGALQPDNEVTPPDLTVKARRVGRSLLFNIAAAKIDRLLPTFDEILTCYSVSSKSLKCLRR, from the coding sequence ATGCCTGAAAAAATGAAGCCATTTCAACTAAAGCTAATTATCTACGCCGAGGACGAGTTAATGGCTTCATCCATTTTAGGGGCCTTACAGCCCGACAACGAAGTAACTCCACCTGACCTGACAGTTAAGGCTCGAAGAGTTGGAAGAAGTTTGTTGTTCAACATAGCAGCCGCGAAGATCGACCGTTTATTGCCCACATTTGATGAAATCCTAACATGCTACTCGGTTTCTTCAAAAAGCTTGAAGTGTTTGAGGCGTTAA
- the serS gene encoding serine--tRNA ligase: MIDIKLLRNNPELVKEDLRKRFAYEKIPWVDKILELDENRRTALIEIDRLRHRRNLITAEIAKMKREGVRVEEKLEEAKKIPLEIKRLEEDVGRLEKDIYGLLARIPNLTHDSVPLGEDESYNEVVKVWGEKPTFNFNPKDHIDLCGKLDLMDVERAAKVSGARFYYLKKEAVHLEFALIRYALDLVVEEGFTPVIPPVMVRREAMYGAGFLPEGEADIYWIKGKDLCLAGTAEIPLAAMHMNEILEQDKLPLYYAGFSTCFRTEAGAHGRDTKGIFRVHQFDKLELFKYTSPEESWNEHEKMLATVEKIYQGLGLHYRVVNVCSGELGSSAAKKYDLELWLPGQGKFREAVSCSNCTDYQARRLNIRFRKSPGEKPRFVHTLNSTAVAVSRTLVGIFENYQMEDGSIRVPDVLRKYVDFRKIPSGGE; this comes from the coding sequence TTGATTGACATTAAGCTGTTGAGAAACAACCCGGAGCTTGTGAAGGAAGATCTAAGGAAGAGGTTCGCTTACGAGAAGATTCCATGGGTAGACAAGATTTTAGAGCTTGATGAAAATAGGAGAACTGCGCTGATCGAGATAGATAGGCTTCGACATCGGAGAAACCTTATCACCGCGGAGATAGCGAAGATGAAAAGGGAGGGGGTACGTGTCGAAGAGAAATTGGAGGAGGCTAAAAAAATCCCATTGGAGATTAAGAGGCTGGAAGAGGATGTGGGCAGGCTTGAAAAAGATATTTATGGACTTTTGGCTAGGATACCGAACCTAACCCATGATTCAGTACCCTTGGGTGAAGACGAAAGCTACAACGAGGTTGTTAAAGTATGGGGAGAAAAACCTACATTTAATTTTAACCCCAAAGACCACATCGATCTATGCGGCAAATTAGACCTCATGGACGTTGAGCGAGCTGCAAAGGTTTCCGGAGCCAGGTTCTACTACCTAAAAAAAGAGGCAGTGCATTTAGAGTTCGCCCTGATAAGGTACGCTTTAGACTTGGTCGTCGAGGAAGGTTTTACACCTGTGATCCCACCTGTAATGGTTAGAAGAGAAGCGATGTATGGGGCCGGCTTCCTGCCTGAAGGAGAAGCCGACATATATTGGATTAAAGGTAAAGACCTATGTCTCGCGGGTACGGCGGAAATCCCGTTGGCGGCTATGCATATGAATGAAATACTGGAGCAGGATAAATTACCCCTCTACTACGCTGGATTTTCAACTTGCTTTAGAACAGAGGCTGGAGCCCATGGCAGGGATACGAAAGGGATCTTCAGGGTTCACCAATTCGATAAACTTGAGCTCTTCAAATACACTTCGCCGGAGGAGTCTTGGAATGAGCATGAAAAGATGCTAGCCACCGTTGAAAAAATATATCAAGGCTTAGGATTACATTACAGAGTTGTAAACGTCTGCTCCGGAGAGCTGGGGTCTTCAGCAGCGAAGAAATACGATTTAGAGCTATGGCTACCGGGTCAAGGCAAGTTTAGGGAAGCGGTTTCGTGCAGTAACTGCACGGACTATCAGGCTAGGAGGTTGAATATTAGGTTTAGGAAAAGCCCCGGTGAAAAGCCTAGGTTCGTCCATACCTTAAACAGCACAGCTGTAGCTGTCAGCAGGACGCTTGTGGGGATCTTTGAGAACTATCAAATGGAGGACGGATCCATCAGGGTTCCAGACGTCTTAAGAAAATACGTGGATTTCCGCAAGATCCCTAGCGGTGGTGAATGA
- a CDS encoding 30S ribosomal protein S3ae encodes MSKPTRRKLRDKWRLKKWFSVITPPYFGEINVASIPADEPSKLRGRVVETTLSEITNDFSHQSIKLYFIITEITDSTAKSILKGHEYSSDYLRSLVRRGTSRIDGIFNVKSKDGYVTRVSVVAFTKARVKSSQEKAIRAIMRQVLEDKAKELTYDQLCHEMVLGKIGSDVYNLTKKIMPLRHVGVRKSKLLTAPAAPAEAGVEGVVEAKTEV; translated from the coding sequence ATGTCAAAGCCAACTAGAAGAAAACTGAGGGACAAATGGCGCCTTAAAAAATGGTTCTCCGTGATTACCCCGCCATATTTTGGGGAGATCAACGTGGCGAGCATTCCTGCGGACGAGCCTAGCAAGCTGAGGGGTCGAGTCGTTGAAACTACGTTGTCTGAGATTACAAATGACTTCTCCCACCAATCCATAAAACTCTATTTTATCATCACCGAGATCACTGATTCCACTGCTAAGAGCATATTGAAAGGCCATGAGTACTCCTCAGATTATTTAAGAAGCCTCGTGAGAAGGGGCACAAGCCGGATCGACGGCATCTTCAACGTTAAATCCAAGGATGGGTACGTTACCAGGGTGTCCGTGGTGGCTTTCACAAAAGCTAGGGTAAAGTCCTCTCAAGAGAAGGCGATAAGGGCCATCATGAGACAGGTTTTGGAGGATAAAGCGAAGGAACTCACTTACGACCAGCTATGCCATGAAATGGTGTTAGGAAAAATCGGTTCTGACGTATATAATCTCACGAAGAAGATAATGCCGCTCAGGCATGTAGGGGTTCGCAAATCCAAGTTGCTCACGGCACCTGCAGCTCCAGCTGAAGCCGGAGTTGAAGGCGTCGTGGAAGCCAAGACCGAGGTGTAA
- a CDS encoding DHH family phosphoesterase — protein sequence MSKPDLKALLEKAYQTAHFLSERAEEASTFLILTHFDADGLAAGSILAAALTRLNASFHIRVVNDLNEKLIDDVLKIRHEILVFSEMGSGYLELIENKCSTNKTVVIDHHPVLGEAERFPYHVNPCLYGFDGSKDISGAGMMYLVAKEMKADNTDLSVLAVVGALGDTQDRNEKKRLEGLNALIVEEASNSGLLKEETDLILFGRETRPLHKALASTTSPFLPGLSGREDRCLSLLSSANIDLKMDDRWRTVSDLTEDEKRRLISRIVEHLSAGGHDLEAARGLIGSVYTLLGQEPGTALRDGREYATALNACGRMGKHGLGISACLGDRTAILQVEDVLKEYRATLAGYMELILGNECSTQELKHLVVVRGENSLDERMSGAVSSMLCTSGRYDKNRVLLVVTRAEDGSAKISARIQENLKDSPIDLGKLMYEASVRNGGMGGGHKVAAGAKVPMEKLESFLKDVEDGAAQCLKK from the coding sequence TAGCCGCCGCCCTTACACGTTTAAACGCTTCATTTCACATACGCGTAGTGAACGACCTCAACGAGAAACTTATAGACGACGTCTTAAAGATCCGCCATGAAATCTTGGTTTTCTCAGAGATGGGAAGTGGATACCTAGAGCTTATTGAGAATAAATGCTCAACAAACAAAACGGTCGTTATAGATCACCACCCTGTCCTAGGAGAGGCGGAAAGATTCCCATACCATGTCAACCCATGTCTATACGGATTTGACGGGTCAAAGGACATAAGCGGAGCTGGAATGATGTACCTTGTGGCCAAGGAGATGAAGGCGGATAACACTGACCTATCCGTCTTAGCCGTCGTCGGGGCACTAGGGGACACCCAGGACAGAAATGAGAAGAAAAGACTTGAAGGACTTAACGCCCTCATTGTTGAAGAAGCCTCAAACTCAGGCCTCCTAAAGGAGGAGACAGACCTCATCTTATTCGGAAGGGAGACGAGACCTCTACACAAAGCCCTTGCGAGCACAACCTCCCCATTTCTACCTGGCCTAAGCGGTAGGGAGGATCGATGTCTATCCCTTCTCTCCTCAGCCAACATAGACTTAAAAATGGATGATAGGTGGAGGACGGTTTCCGATCTCACGGAGGATGAGAAAAGGCGGCTAATTTCCAGGATAGTTGAACACCTTTCCGCGGGGGGACACGATCTTGAAGCCGCGAGAGGCCTAATCGGCTCAGTTTACACCTTATTAGGGCAGGAGCCTGGAACAGCCCTTAGGGACGGCAGGGAGTACGCCACAGCCTTAAACGCGTGTGGGAGGATGGGAAAACATGGCTTAGGGATTTCAGCGTGCCTAGGAGATAGGACGGCAATCCTCCAAGTTGAGGATGTGTTAAAAGAGTATCGCGCAACCCTCGCCGGCTACATGGAGCTGATACTTGGAAACGAGTGTTCGACGCAGGAATTGAAGCACCTGGTGGTGGTGAGGGGTGAAAATAGCCTCGATGAACGAATGTCCGGAGCTGTTTCCTCCATGCTGTGTACGTCAGGTCGCTACGATAAAAATAGGGTGTTGCTGGTGGTGACTAGGGCTGAAGATGGTTCGGCTAAAATATCCGCGAGAATCCAAGAAAATTTAAAGGATTCCCCCATAGACCTGGGAAAACTCATGTATGAAGCCTCGGTTAGAAACGGAGGGATGGGTGGAGGACATAAAGTGGCCGCTGGAGCGAAGGTCCCGATGGAAAAGCTTGAATCCTTCTTAAAGGACGTTGAGGATGGGGCGGCTCAATGCCTGAAAAAATGA